The stretch of DNA AATGGCCTCAGTATGTTACAAGATAGGACTCTTCCTCCTAAAGGACAGCTCTCTCATAAGAAACCCAATGATGATAAGTAAAATGCTGAACAAACAGTTAAAAAATCActgcagcttctttttcagatcttccttgcaagtggtaagctcccaggtaaattgaaggagggaataatatgccctgTCCATAAATGAGGAAGCAGAGAAGATGCTAAAAGTTATAGGACAATCTCTCTGACCTAACAcaccagcaaagtcatggaacaaataGCCTGCAGGaaactaattgcattccttgaagtcaatataccttgactttgcaaaagcctttgatagaccATGATATAATATATCACAAGTTACATGAACATGGCATAGTCAGAATACTTGGAGAGTAGCTAGATGACTTTTTAAAAGATAGAAGTTAAGCAGTGGTGACCAATGGAGCCACTtctaaggaaacacaaataatgagtggtgttccacaggacaTTGTCTTAGGGTCACTGCTATTTGTAACGGCCTCTCAGAAATGTCCTAAGCTGCTCAGATAGCCACCCTTACTAACTGCAAATGATACAAAAATCTCTGAGAATATAGaatcctggaaatattgcacaaaTTGCAATGGGAGTTGGACCCAATATACAGATGAGCTGAGGAcaataacatgcagtttaatgttggaaaattccaagccctgtacTACAAGCACACAAATCTCAAAATGAAATGCAGACAGGATATTCTGTCCCAGAAAGGGTTGCAATCTCTGAATCAAAATCAATGTGCAACCTGGATattgacatgagtaatgatgcatctttccaggtGCATATTACTAAGTTGGCAATAAAATGCAAACAGCTGGCTTGTTGAATCTTTCAGAATGAGAGAACAGGAAACCATGGTGGTCCTCTGGGGGACATATGTcctatggtcaccacacagtaTAAAATTAACAGCATAActtgaagctacacaaagaaaatcatcTCAATACATATCAGCTACTGTAAAAGTTAAGACTCTACTTCCTAGGAATGAAGGCAGAAAagatatgcagttatatacatttggaaaaactATGGCATTGTAAGTTACACAAATGGCAGAATGGGGCACCACTGCAGAGTACCAAATATCCCAACATCACCACAAGCCCACAGCTCTTTCATATCCTTCCAAAAAGCCTCAGAGAACTGCATGGTGTGGATATGGGTGTCTTCAAAACAACTAGACCTCCTCTTGTCAATGATTCCAGATGAGCCAACCTCgtggcaggaaacacagatgagggcagcagtatcaaactccctcattcaccattCAACACGGGTTTAAACCATTGAAAAGTTGATTTTTAAGTTGCTGGAATACCCTGCATACAGACTGCACAGTCAGGCCAGGGTATTGTGTCTTTCTCAAACAtctcagtttctacagctggatgtcctttctaacacTAACCACATTACACAATGTACTTAATACATTTTTCCATTGCACTAGCACTAGAGAGGTATCTATGCCTTCAACAAGACTAAAAACTTCTTTTAGCCTTATTTTGTCTTTGCTTGATTTGACAACAACTTTACAGAATACATCGGGTGCATTTTATTGTAGTATTGATGCTACTTAAGAggagactgaaacaattaaaataataataattataattatttcagcAAATACAACAGATAACTATGAACATGTTTTAGTCTTTCATCTGTACTTCACCAAGCATGGTGAAGTCTGTGCTTTACTGATGAGGCTAGAATAATACCAAAACATGTCCATTCCTAATACTGGCTTCCTTCAcagcataattatttctagttatcCTTTTAACATTCACTAAATCAAATATGTTAGTACTAACTTAACTAGCAACGCCAGTTActgtctaattatatatataacaaaactataATTTATTCCACAAAATTACAAACTGCAACAGATGGTAACTCAGACTAAATTTTTCAGATCCGTAAAACTCTATGCTCTATTTATTTCATACTTTGTTGGTGTGATTACCTATATTTTGTCTGCTTTTCTTCTTATACCATTAaattcacactcatacatacatacttacacacacatacacatacacagacacacacacacacacacacattacattttcATTTGTACCTATCATTACTGAAACATTAGGCTATGTAACCACATATTTGCATGAAAACCTAGAAATGCTAgaaaaaccaaccaaccaaccaaacaaacaaacatacagtcactcactcactatttgtaaatacatatttgaTTAAAGGAGATccatttaacactttagcattcaaaccggccatgtCCAGcctaatattctacctgttttatgttcaaactgaccagactTGACCTTTCAGACCTACAcaacaatgtcattataaaaataaacaatcacatcaaaatctcaaagctgcaggataatgtatgattaattcaaaacaatgtaaataaataagtattgcatttgatagattaatctgaatgttaaagggctAAAGACCAAGGCATATCAAAGTGAAGCACATCACAATTGATGGCTGGACAATATGACACAAATCAACAGATATCAACAATACATTCCATTAACAAAGGGATCATCAATGAAGGGAATATAACTGGTGTTTGGTAATCTACAAATCCAAGAGTATCTAAAATTGAGCAGATCTTTAAGTACGGTGTATATCATAATAAAACTAGACAAAAGAATTATAAGGTATCACTACAATGTTTCATTAGGAGATTTGGTGATGTAACATCATACATGCAGTTATGTAAGACATACAACATCTATAAGATTATGCAATATATTACATTTGGGCTGTCAAATCATTAGGCTAAACCGCGGGCCACATGCGGCCCAccgagagcttttatgaatcccaacttctatgcagatacttcgtaactgtttcaattgtacggtaattcacaatagtttgcattttatttcagttcATTGTTTCGCGCCTTCACAAAATTGTccgctgtttgtttgtttcagctaCTGTGAAGCGatgaaaaatttcaagaaatattccCATGACATCATAATAAAACACATTTCCGGGTGAAGATatcttttctgtgttttctcgTCAGACCCTACAAACTCAAAAATTAATAGAACAATAAAACAAGTATTGTGGCAATACAACGAGTCAATCGATATGCTtgaaacattcaaataaataaatcacgTGATAGATGGTGAAGAGGGCATGATGGACGATGCGTTtcgttccaatgaagaagccggCCAGGTTAATAAAAGGGCTTGAACCAGCTTTTTCTGGACACAGAGCTGTGGTTGGTTATCATTCACTCTATCGATTATATGAATCTAGTACAGACACGAGTGTTTCAAACTAGCTTTTGTTGTCTGATAAAATTTACCCAAAATGAGTTGTTTGAAGCTATCTAAAAAGCGAAAAATTGAAGAGGAATGTcgtgtttttaatgaaaattggaCTGAAAAGTATTTCTTTACCGACTGCATGTTTGATTTGTTCTGAAACAGTTGCTGTGTTCAAGGAATATAATTTGAAACGCCACTTTCAAACGAAGCACGCCAATTTTGGACACAATTTATCAAAACAAGAACTgcaaaagaaagcaaatgatcTGACAAAACGTTTGAAGCAACAGCAAAATGTGTTTGATAAAACTTCCTCTTTACAAAGGAACGCGACAAAGGCAAGTTTTATATTGGCCAACAAAATTGCAAAGCAAAACAAGTCATTCGCAGAAGCAGAATTTATCAAAGATTGTATGGTTGATGCTGTCAGTGTTGTGTGTCCTGAAGTTAAGTCAAAAGTAGAAGCCATTTCCCTGTCACGAAGAACTATTGTTCGTCGCATTGATGCAATTGCCATGAATATTCATGAACAGCTGTTAACAGCCAGTGGTCGATTTCAGTGGTTTTCTATTGCTTTAGATGAGAGTACTGATATTCAGGATACTGCTCAGTTACTCATTTACATCAGAGGAATTGACGAAAACTTTGAAATTACAGAGGAATTATTATCTATGGAGTCTCTCAAAGACACTACTACTGGAAAAGATTTGTTCAACAGTGTCATTAACAGTTCAATCAGGTCTGGATTAACCCTAAATAAACTGGCCAGCATTACAACCGATGGAGCTCCTTCGCTCACTGGTAAACATTCCGGCCTTGTGAAGTTGTTGAATGACAAAATCAAAGAAGATTTTCCACTACACAGTGTGTTGTCTTTTCACTGCATCATACATCAAGAAAGCCTTTGTAAGTCATCTTTAAAACTCAAACATGTCATCGAACCTGTGGTGCGTGCAGTGAATTTAATAAGATCAGGGGGATTGAAACACAGGCAATTCCGAAGTTTCTTGGAGGATGTGGAGGCTGATTTTACTGATGTGCTGTACTACACAAATGTCCGCTGGTTAAGCATTGGAAAAGTTCTTAAGAGAGTATGGGACCTCAAAGCAGAGATTCTTATGTTTCTCAAAATGCGACATCTCCTGTGACTTTTTAAACGAAATGGAGAGTGACGAATGGGTTTGTGATTTTGCATTTGCTGTGGACATAATGCAGAAGCTGAATGAACTTAACACAAAACTGCAAGGCAAAGGTATATTTGCTCATGAATTGTACCTGGAAGTGAAAGCTTTTCAATGGAAGCTTGGACTTTTTGCCAAGCAGCTGAATGAGCAAAAATTTATTCACTTCCCACTGCTGAAAACACAGTCTGTTACACAAGAATCATCGGACAAGTACAGTTCCCAGTTGATGGCTTTACAAAAGGAATTCATTAGAAGATTTGCTGATTTCAAGGCAGTTGAAGGCCTGTTCGATTTGCTTAACTCACCTCTTGCCTGTGACATTGAAACAACTACCGAGGAACTGCAGATAGAACTGATTCATTTGCAAGCCGAcaattctttaaagatgatgtttgAAAGTAAACCACTGGTCGAGTTTTATGCTTCTCTACATGCAAAAAGtttcaaaatctaaaaaaatttgcaagaaagatgtttgtgttgtttgcATCAACTTACATATGTGAGCAGACTTTCTCCATCATGAAAATTAACAAGGGGAAGAATCGATCACTTCTCACAGACTCAAATCTTCAGTCAGTGTTAAGAATCAGCACAAGCAACTTGACACCTAATTTTGACAAACTGGTAAATGACAGTAGTCAACTGCATCATTCTCATTGACATTGTTATTTACAGAGCcgctttgtttttcaaataaatgcTTCAGGTGACGTTTCTAATTTCAGATatcaattcatattaataaactgttatttctctttaaaatcttttattttgggTATCCTAGAATTTAAGTATAATATTCATCATGGTTGTCCATAATATTAAGAGGTGGTTGTCCACAATTAGTGCAGATTTTACTAGGAAAATTCCGTTCCTGGCAATTTGTAAGCAATAACAGGCTGTCCAAAATAACCGAGGTTCCTGTAATAATTTCATCTATAGGAACAAATAACCGAAAAACATGAACCCGATactctaaaaaataaattaaatcacttaaaccaggaatatttcacaaaatttcctttcaatcaattgtgtgtttataggtctataactgcctttaaaaatattttcacttgatttttataaatgaggcccgccaaggttccaaagacgcactgtgcggcccgcgatcaaaaaagttcgcCCATCCCTGGGCTAAACCATGTGTAAGCCAATATTCTATATGTTGTCAGATTATAAAGATTACATATCAATTATTGACTGCATATGGGTTAGTCTAAGGATATGGGAGCCTAAatgtaacatcatcatcttcatcatcgtttaatgtctgcttctttccatgctggcatgggttggatggtttcacagaagctggctaggcagaagactgcaccagacttatGTATCTGTTTtagtatggtttttacagctggatgcccttcctaacaccaaccaccctgcagagtggactgagtgttttttacatggcaccagcacatgtgaggtcagttttgtcatggtttttacagctggatgcccttccaaatgccaaccactttacagtgtggactggctgctttttacatggcatcagcactggcagggtaaccaagtagcttgcaagacaaatCATTGAGAGGGGAGGGAGCTTTGGAGCAGGCAATattgtgccagatgatgaaaggttagagtgtaacagagaggcagaaacaggtgtcttgctgaagaggtacGTGGTTACCAAGccagagaaacagagaaatagagaggagagggagagaaagagagaaagggaaagagttaACAAGAATGAGGAGAGAGAGTATCTTATAGATGTTGCATGTCTTACATAATTGCATGTACCATGTCACATCACAGTAAATTCTCTTAATGAAACATTGTGGCAATACCATATAATCCATTCGTCTACTTATATTAAACTGTTGGACTTGCTAATCTGAAAGCAAATCAATTATTGATCTACATATGGTGTAGCCTGAAGATTTGAGAGCCtaaatgtaacatattacatAGTATTGTAATTGCTGCTTGTCTTACATAATAGCATATATGATGTTACAACATAATAatgtcttttaatgaaatattgcagcgataccatcatttgttttcttaatttatgTTGTTGGATGACTTATCTGACAGCAGATCGATTATTGACCTGCATATAGTATTGCCCAAAGATCTGAGAGCCTAAATGCAACATATTGTATAATCTTATAGATGTTGCATGCCTTACATAATTACGTGTACGATATTACATCACAATAAAATCTCTTAATGAAGCATTGCAGTGATATTATATAATTCATTCAACCCTTTTTGTTATATGCTTTTGGATCCACTAATCTGACAGCATATCGATTATCAACATGCATATGGTTTAGCCCTAAGATTTAAGAGCCTAAATGTAACATGTTGCATGTATTACATAACTGTATTAGCAATGTTGCATCACAATAAAATTTCTTAATGCTAAATTGTTGCAATACCATATACcccatttattgttttaattgtatGTTGTTGGACTTGCTAATCTGACTGTATATTGATTATTGACCTGTATATGATTTAGCCTGAAGATTTGAGAGCCTAAATGTAATGTattgcataattatatacacattgcACGTCTTACAACTGTACATATGATGCCAAAATAAGAACTATTAATGAAACATTATAACAGTACCATATAaatcattcatttgtttttattatatatatatttattcctatgTATGTGGAATAGTTATTTTTACATAGGTACAAATAATGGTTGTGAAGATGCTAGTATAAATGTAGAATAGATAAGCACCAAATTAGTGCTGAGACTGgtcaggtatatatgtatatatgcatgtgtataatctTTCATGTATCTAAAACATTTATCATTAGACCTCTTTTATCACTCACCTGTCAGTCTCCCAAGCCAACATCACTCATGACTATTACCCTTATTCCTCATGCCGCcaaatttcattttccttttgctCATCTCTCAATTATTCTGTTTTCTTATCATCACTGTAGCTCCTTCCTGAATAATATAGACTCATAAAGTTGGCTTCCCAGTTCCTGTGGCATAAATATTCTTCTCTAGACTAGtctattgcaggattactcatttttgtcagtctAGTGGACAggaggaatgtgaaatgaagtgttttgctcaagaacacattgcaTCACCTGGTCCACACGAGTccagcactctaaccactaaggcaCATGCCTCCTCTATCTTCACTGTACTTGGCTTCAAATGTGACTAGATGTGGCAGAATTTCTCTTCTGATCACTGTACATTGCTTTCAGTATAACTATGGATACCATGGGATCTCTCTGATCTTCTTGCCAACATtctacctctttctttctcatccttATCACTTTAGCTCTCCCTTCATCTTCTTGTGTATATACTCAATAGGCTTCATACACTTCAGTGGCTGTTTAGTATTTGACATTTATCTACCTCTTTCTAGCCATCACTTGCTCATCtctatattcactcacacagGTACTtgataaaaagtacccagtacactctgtacagtggttggtatcaggaagggcatctagccatagaaatcttgtcaaaaatgaaatttataagATGTGATCCTCTAACACATCTATGAGAGTAAAAATGTTCCATTCAactcataccaacatggaaagcaaacaaaaaaagatgataatggtgatgatgatgaatagggtAGTCTGTACTAGGTTTTCTaatgtgtaattttttaaagatattaagatatggcttgaggaagatttggcttctatttctagcaaccaTACAAAGGCTCCCTAGTTGGCTCCTATACATTTGACTTTCTACTGCTGAAGTTGCTACTTGTagcatgtaaatttatataaaaaaaagattgtattaaatttaatatttaatataatcaaagttttatttttcttatgcttttttttttcaaatctagcATTTATAGTTACTAAACAGATCagtcatttatataattaaaatataataaattgtgAAGGGGAGATTATATGATGCACATGTGTGAAGTGCAATGTTGCATGGTAGTGAGATTTGTGCCAAGAAATGCAGAGGGTTTGgggaaaactaaaaagaaatgaagcaagcatgcttTGCTGGATTTGAAATGTTAATGTGTATGaacatcatcattcaacatcctctttccatgctggtacgAGTCAGATGGTTTGACAAAATCTGGCAAGTCAAAAGGCTGTGCCAAGCaattacaggtaagttcaccgCAAGGAAAGTTCACCACCATCAATCTACCATGAAGAAAGTTCACTACAAGGAAACTTTACCGAAAAAAATATATCCATAGCatctcaccattaatagttaaaaactatttcattgaaaaaaatggtgaattaatgatggtgaaCTTAGCAGACATGacaccaagctctactgtctgctttgacatggtttctacaactggatagcCTTTCTAAAGCCAACCACCTTACACAGTGTTACATATTATCAGCAGTAATGCggtcactaagtaacttgcaagacaagacccctcaactgagtggAGGGTAGTATTGCAGAACATGGCTGTGTGCCTGATAATCAGAATatgaaaagagagacaaaaatatgTGCCTTACAGTAAAGGAGATACGTGGCTACTTCAGTTGGAGAAGTGAAGTGGAACCaatagaaatgagagaaaaatggatataagaagaattaaatataataagagagaagactgcattgaTATGGAGATGTGATGTAATATGGAGGATAACAGATGAGTAAAGGAAGTGTTGAATGCTAAAAGTGAATGGGACACATGGAAGAAAATATGTCAACAATGAAAGGACTGATCTGTTTAGTAACTATAAATAAAACTGATTCAGACTATGTGACAACTTGTCCAACtcattccagcatagaaagtggatatgaaatgacaatgatggtgcCAACTTGGagtgaaaaaattttataaaaaaaaacgaatgaaacatttaatttaaaaatgataaatcaTTGAACTATCACAAACTTCATGACATTCTTGATACAATTTTCATGTGTTGGGGGCCAACTTAAGGGTAAGAACTTACATACCaactctcagttttatatatatactagcagaattgcccggcgttgcttggggctgaattgcttgaaagtactgttaatgattgcactgaattatgatgattattcaggcaaatattgatataagtttacggtgggagataaggacttaacgatcaaacgtgtgccattgcattgttttgggggaaccaaatttctgatgagcattataggggcaccaactttaagtttgagaaagtgtggtggtagtccggggtgctcaaaggaattgagtacctctattggatagttgatgacgtcctctgggtcaggagttgtatcgatagattgatatacatagacttccccaggaatgagttttagcatttcatcattaatatggtgaacagttttattcctcggggccagtatagcctttttgccaatccaatccatattctgataattagcttgtagatctgggaacactgcatctctgagatcagaaggcgtcttaacaatggtacaaatggaatcgatggcaatattaccattttcatcccctggtattttgccttcgccaagtgcaaggagggtgtgaggaaatgctgctgatgtgatattacgtcgcatatgagcacgcatattggtgtgaagtttgagagttacttccctttatttaaaaaatatgcattaaaatggaaaaaaatgatggtaaattatttgtaaaatcatagactcatcgtagacgcgcgctaatacccagaagggctcgatatgaatcccgactataagatacccggttttgtttaaactgcatcgcaaaatgtgagagtagttaggaatctaaatcggagtagacagacacacaacttttcttttatatataaatattttcgttctaaaaaactttgtatggattgaatggttacctctatggaaatatatacacgcacattatacatacatgtgtgtatagatgaatatataaatacatttaaatatctatatacacttttgggcgatctttctgtttcttagagataactttagatcttattttcatcctaaaaaactttgtatggagtgaatggttacctctatggaaatatatacacacacgttatacatacatgtgtgcatagatgaatatataaatacatttatatatctatatacacttttgggcgatctttgtgctacttagagataactttagatcttattttcgtcctaaaaaactttgtgcggagtgaatggttacgtctatggaaatatatacacacacattatacatacatctgtgtatagatgaatatataaatacatttaaatatctatatacacttttgggcgatctttctgctacttggatataggtcttatattcgtcctaaaaaactttcctgtcacacactcacgcacacacacacacacacacacgcaccctcacacacacacacacacgctcacacacacacgttagcttacaattttatttatatatttgcgtgtctatgcgtgtaaagaggaagtggcagagtgaaagagtcactcactacaaaaagtgaattactttcactttattcgttgcacactgtgtgtgtgcgtgtgctgtagcccacactaagaagagcatttgacttatacaccacaatgtgagttttctctaaattttgcttaattggggttgaaactttaaaaagtggacctggcaagacccgatgcattctactcttaaaaatgctaggtaaattgtaattgaagaaatcctatattgtagatttctataagagacaaagggaggcagattataataagagatacacatatatttctaccacacacacacatgcacacaaacacgcgcacacacacacacacatatatatatatacaaacatataatacacacacataaacatctatatatatatgtaaatggcaatttctgtctgtctgtctatctgtctctctgttacCAACTTAGTGCCTAAACTACTGAACTAATATTCATGACACTTTGCATATGTtacactaacatccagttcaataataggctaattggatttcaataaaaatctataatgtgcCCTTCAGGGGTGTTGGGCGAATTATACGAGAAAATGAAAAGACTACAAAATTATAAGTCTGAAAGAGAGGGTGACTTCTATCAATGAAGGTGAGAACAGCAGTGATAATGGGATGATAACATTACTATAGCTGTCATATACATGCGatgctgcatacatactttcataaatatatagatacaacacacacacacacacacagaaaggtaGATATGAAGAATACGTAGCTTTAAAGAGAAAGGTGATAGGTGGCTTTTCTTCTGTCCATCGCAAAgaaacattcacagacacacaatatatacatatatatatatatatacacacatacatatatacatattacatacaaagatacatctACTACACACCATTTTAAACTTGCGATtacctgtgtatgtttgtaaatttgtgtgtgtatgtatgtgtgtgacggcCTATAACTATCTGTCACTACTTTCGTGGCTTAATTACACCTAACTGattctaaaatttatataatgaCATAGGAATGGGAATGGAACTAAAATGGGAACTGAACACGGAATAGGATAGGACATGAAATAGTGTTATGGGAAGGGGAACTGGAAATAACACCTGCTTTTCCGAGTAATACCAGGTAATtcagccagtatatatatatatcatcatttaatgtgcgttgtccttgctggcatgggttagacggtttgacctgggctggtaagctggaaggctgcaccagactccagtctgatttagcatggttttctatggctggatacccttcctaacaccaaccactctgagagtgtaatgggtgtttttacataccactggcattggtgccatttgtgtgacaccagtgtcTGCCACAACTGTAATTTTGctcggtttgatgggtcttctcaagtatgacataatgccaaaggtcttggtcattgcttccatgaggcccaacactcgaaaggaactcagccactttgcctctgtgaggcccaatgctccaaAGGAacccagccactttgcctctgtgaagcccaacacttgaaaggagtcACCTTGCCTCCATGATGCCCAGCACTCAAAAAGAACTCAGCCGCTTtgtctccgtgaggcccaacacttgaaaggtgctcttaacgtgccaccggcacaggtacaaGTTGCATGAGACCAGTATCAGCCATGATTACGATTTCACTTGgattgacgggtcttctcaagcacagcatattgccaatgatctcagtcactagtcattgcttctgtgaggctcaaagtttgaagatcatgcttcccCACTTtgacccatgtcttcctgggtctacctgtactacaggttccctccacagttagagatcagcacttctttacacagctgcccttgtccatatgcatcacatgaccatatcagtgcaatcatcactcttgcacaccacatctgatgcctcttatgcataacttttctctcaagatgcttacactctgtcgaacatgcacactgacactgctcatccagcgaagc from Octopus sinensis linkage group LG2, ASM634580v1, whole genome shotgun sequence encodes:
- the LOC115226127 gene encoding general transcription factor II-I repeat domain-containing protein 2-like translates to MKIGLKSISLPTACLICSETVAVFKEYNLKRHFQTKHANFGHNLSKQELQKKANDLTKRLKQQQNVFDKTSSLQRNATKASFILANKIAKQNKSFAEAEFIKDCMVDAVSVVCPEVKSKVEAISLSRRTIVRRIDAIAMNIHEQLLTASGRFQWFSIALDESTDIQDTAQLLIYIRGIDENFEITEELLSMESLKDTTTGKDLFNSVINSSIRSGLTLNKLASITTDGAPSLTGKHSGLVKLLNDKIKEDFPLHSVLSFHCIIHQESLCKSSLKLKHVIEPVVRAVNLIRSGGLKHRQFRSFLEDVEADFTDVLYYTNVRWLSIGKVLKRVWDLKAEILMFLKMRHLL
- the LOC115226136 gene encoding EPM2A-interacting protein 1-like: MESDEWVCDFAFAVDIMQKLNELNTKLQGKGIFAHELYLEVKAFQWKLGLFAKQLNEQKFIHFPLLKTQSVTQESSDKYSSQLMALQKEFIRRFADFKAVEGLFDLLNSPLACDIETTTEELQIELIHLQADNSLKMMFESKPLVEFYASLHAKSFKI